ACAACGAGCGCTGCGCTGAAAAGGGTCGTGGCTGTATACAACAGTTCCACAAACATTAAGTTAATATTGGGTGAGTTACATTTAAGATACAATATTGTCTATATTGaatgtcttttttgtgtttcatgTTTTGCCAATTAAAAGCTGGAGCACAACAAATTTTGTGCCTCGGAGCAACGTCGttgtttcgttcctgaatgaatctctttttgtgattcattcagaaacacagTCACTTACTTCTAGGTGAATCAGTTTTAaacgaatcgaatgaatgattcaatgaatcactcAATAAGACCGAGACTTGacaccacctactggcggttttagTGTCATGCCTATATACCCTTGACAAGGTTTAAGATACAGCATAAAAGCACACTTTATCGACAAAAATCCCTACAAAACTACACGTCTAACTACACAAAGAAGTTCTcgacttttaaaatgttttactggaATAAACAGTTTTCATGTCCCCCAATTATTTGATGCCCCAGACTGTACTAATGTGTGACAAACCTTTTCCATCTccagctttaaaggggtcatcggatgcccgttttccacaagttgatatgatttagggtcttaatgaaaagtctataatatactttctCAATGGTAgcgtaaaacaacaccctttttaccttgccaaaatcagctctgcaataatcatcccattctggtcgaggctgctttaaatgcaaatgagctctgctcgccccgcccctctcttctctctgtggagtgacgagcctgtttactttagccacgtttagcgaACTAGCacattaggaaaggcaatcgcaaagttTCATAAAACCCTTatgctcacttctgctgtaagtgaagctggatcacgagtgattcgcatgaacatagacggatatatgttcatatatatatgtacacatatatacatatttatatattatatatatatatatatatatatatatatatatatatatatatatatatatatacacatatatacatatgcatatgcatcttcagcagctcagatgtcgggagtaaatgacgaccactacattcattattacattcagcaacacaacacctcaattgctcaattcttgtctaacttaacttacatccctgctctggcatcaaaacatagaggtcggactgttacaactgatctgaggtaagacgctcatgtcaatcaactatcgtggaaaCGGCCTCTtccggtgtgacgccacaatgacaggcatctgagaatggctcgatttgaaaaagggaatattattttttacagattaattaaaaaacactgcatggatttttatcactaTAGGGTAGACTTGTACAtatactgccaacacacattaaaggaaccgtatgtaagaaatttatttcagttaatcataaaatggccctgacatgtcactagacattaataaatcatgttcatttcaaatacttatatcactgacaacagtggtccggccaggatattgtcatttaaaagtgaaagttgcagccctcaactgatgttgatgttgtcatgttgtgttttggtctgaGGCGCCACCCTCCAGCTATCTACCAATCACGAAGTCAGTAGAGTTTCGTCATCCGGGTTGGCAGCTCTGCTCTAGTTACAGCTGCAGCTACGAACGTGTCagataaaacatgtataaagttacaaaaccTAAAAGACCTCGTTATGAATCCGAAGTACGTCGTGACAAAGTCCGAAATAAAACAAGGGTTTGTATAGGAGATGCCTTTGACAGATGGAGACGGCTGAAAACGGAGAAGAATTTTAAGACAGATGCCTACGTTGCTAATATAAATAGTAGAATGTCATGTAATCTTTCACATCACATATTTCAGCGTTATGGATGTGTAAATTTCCTTTGGCATGGAATTGACCCTCGACTTTTGGATGCTATATTCTACCATGTTTGTTGGTATAGGCTTAAAGCCCCGTGCTTCCGTACACAGTGGATTTTCCACGGTCGCCCGTGCTAAATGCGTTCATAAAAAGCTTTATATCGCACCACTAGCACGGTATGAAAACAATCTATGTTCCGACTGAAATGTGGTATTACAGTACATCTTTACGAAATATTTGGCTAATCGCCTTTAGTAAATTTTTGCGACACATAATTACTTCGCAAAACATCTCTCGTGAAGCATAAACATaagtaacagaagaaaaaaaacttattgtGTAGGACTCGTCACTTGCCATTGGAAGCTCCTTGTAGCAGCCTACGTTCCTGCGGAATCCTGCAGCTCAGCTGGCAACCTCGAGTCaggggggagggggaggggatACGCCGTTCTGcagtattttgaaagtgattgcagtaccagttttggccacaatcctacatacggttcctttaatgttcaaacaacatgtaaaagtgaactttgcatccgatgacgcCTTTAAAGTGGCGTAAATTTCATTGCTTAACAATCACCTACAGTAGCACCATTCTAGCTGTTTTCTCCATAATATTTGAAAACCTATTGTTTAGCTGTAATCTGCCTTTTTTCACACAatgctttgcatttaaagtatttGACATATAACCAAATGTCTTTGTGAAAGAGAACATTTTGTAGGATTTTCAAGAGCAGTTGTTTATTTGAAGGTTCTGAGAAAGTATTACAAGTGGAAAAAGTCCTTATTACACTCAGAAAACTAGAAATTCAGTCTTCTAGTAAACATTCATAAGGGAACGTGTCCTATGACCAGTCTGTCATCGTCTGTAGTAACTTATAAGGCAAATTCACACtgcacagacagacacagatcaACGTTGACTAAGTACAGTAGGCCTACGTCACGTTCCAAGACTCAGTAAATGCTGATACAACATTCAGTTGACAAAAACAAGCACAGACCAAAACCAAAAGATGCAGACAGGGGTAACACACTGATCAGACAAAACCTGACGAATGTGTCTGTTACCGTTTATTGGCATCTATCAGTACAGTGTGAACTGGCCTTCAAACCTGTCAACAGCAAGACTTGTCTaactacacacacaaactgaTCTAGAAATGATAGAAAAACTCCTTTGGTAATGCATTTCGGCTTAGCTTTTATTCGGACCCTTTGCAGGACCTTTCTTCTTGGCTGAACCTTGTTTTTTAGGCTGGGCTTTGCCGGCCTTCGCTTTGGCCTCTTGGGATTTTGGGGCTTTAGGTTTTGTCGCCGGCGCTTTGGCTTCCTCAGAGGCAGCTGCGGCTTTCTCAACGTGCTCCTCTTTGAAGGGCTCTTGTTTGGATGGCTCTGGCTCTGGCTTAACAGCTTCATCTCTGCCCTCTTCTTTCACGACAGGCTTTGGCTGCTCCTCTTTGAGGGGCTCTTGTTTGGGTGGCTCTTCTTCAGGTACCTCAGGTTTAACTGCTTCATTTTTGCCCTCTTCTTTCATAACAGGCTTTGGTTGCTCCTCTTTGAGGGGCTCTTGTTCGGGCAGCTCTGGTTTAACAGCTTCATCTTTGCTCTCTTCTTTCACGACAGGCTTTGGCTGCTCATCTCTGATGGGCTCTTGTTTGGGTGGATCTTCTTTAGGTAACTCAAATTTAACACCTCCTTTTTTGCTTTGTACTTTCATGATAGGCATTCCTTGCTCCTCTTTGATGGGCTCTTGTTTGGGCTGCTTTGGTTGAGATATCTCAGATTTAACTGCTTCATCTTTGCTCTCTTCTTTCGCAACAGGCTTTGGCTGTTCCTCTTTGAGGGGCTCTTGTTTGGGTGGATCTTCTTTAGGTACCTCAGGTTTAACAGCTTCATCTTTGCTCTCTTCTTTCATGATAGGCTTTCCTTGCTCCACTTTGATGGGCTCTTGTTTGGGCTGCTTTGGTTCAGATATCTCAGATTTAACTGCTTCATCTTTGCTCTCTTCTGTCACGACAGGTTTTTGCTGCTGCTCTTCGAGGAGCTCTTGTTTGGGCGGCTCTGGTTCAGATATCTCAGGTTTAACAGCTGCATCTTTGCTCTCTTCTTTTATGACAGGCTTTGTCTGAGTGGATTCCTGTTCAACTGTCTCTTCTGCTTTTGTCGCCTCTTCCTGGCTTGGTTCCTCTTTGGCTGATTCATGTTTGACTGTCTGTTGTTCAGTGATCTCTGGTTGAGGAAGTTTGGATTCCGTCTCAGGATTTGTGGGTACTAATGGCTTCTCTTCGTTTACGCTAACAACCTCtggtttgttttcttctgtggTAGAAGGTTTCTCTTGTGTTGATTCTGGTTTATCCTCTGGTTCGGTGGACTCAAGTTTGGGAGCCTCAGAAATCGCTGGAATCTTTTGTGCCGTCTCCTCTTCCTCACTTTCAGATTCTCCAGCATCATCTGGTATAGAACTCACCAAGGATGCCGCAAACTCCTGCAGACGGATCTGCTCGTCTCGCAGCCTCTTCATCTCTGCGGTCAACATGGGGTTGGGAGACGGCTTAGGAAGTTGGGCGAGCTCAGGAAGCTCATCTACTTGGGGCAAGTCCAGCACAGGTGCTAGAGCCATCTTTTCTGAGGAGCGTATTTCTTTAATCTTCTCGTATaaactttttctttcattctgcAGTGCTCGGCACAGAGTCTCCAGACGGTCGATTTTCAAAGTGAAGAGTTCAAACTCTTTGGCCTTTTCTGATCTCTGTTGGAGTGGAGTTAATCGGTTAGTAAGTGATACGTTAATAGTTAATTACTGATGAGTCGCGTGTGTAAAATACCTCCTCAATCATGTCAACAAGAGCTTTGTTGCAGCTTTCAAACCGCGTCTTCCATATGCTTGACTCCTTTTCCAGCTTTTTCATCTTCTTTGTCatctatttgaataaaaatgtgatCAGCATAAGActtatatgtgacactggataacaaaaccagtcctaagtagcacaggtatatttgtagcaatagccaaaaatacattgtat
This is a stretch of genomic DNA from Labeo rohita strain BAU-BD-2019 chromosome 20, IGBB_LRoh.1.0, whole genome shotgun sequence. It encodes these proteins:
- the txlnba gene encoding beta-taxilin isoform X1, producing MEGSDQTSENANEQVNGPEEQPVDPMEDFSRQLEDIINTYGTASSLMQEQISILESEEKKEEEEKKEEEAKADEKADPQEAGASSEKEQTADKKLLKGLGKEAASLFQSLNKLGSPEEKVEMVLKKYTELVEEHRTEKKQLEQLQQRQGLLVKQRDQLQFEHSRAILARSKLEMLCRELQRHNRTLKEESLQRLREDEMKRKEITAHFQSTLVDIQNQIEQHSNRNNKLCQENSELASKLKTIIEQYERREQSLEKIFKHRDLQQKLSDAKLEEANMLLSQAEEKHKREKEYLLTQAAEWKLQAKELKEQHTVMQAQLVLYSQKFEEFQNTLAKSNEIYVTFKQEMEKMTKKMKKLEKESSIWKTRFESCNKALVDMIEERSEKAKEFELFTLKIDRLETLCRALQNERKSLYEKIKEIRSSEKMALAPVLDLPQVDELPELAQLPKPSPNPMLTAEMKRLRDEQIRLQEFAASLVSSIPDDAGESESEEEETAQKIPAISEAPKLESTEPEDKPESTQEKPSTTEENKPEVVSVNEEKPLVPTNPETESKLPQPEITEQQTVKHESAKEEPSQEEATKAEETVEQESTQTKPVIKEESKDAAVKPEISEPEPPKQELLEEQQQKPVVTEESKDEAVKSEISEPKQPKQEPIKVEQGKPIMKEESKDEAVKPEVPKEDPPKQEPLKEEQPKPVAKEESKDEAVKSEISQPKQPKQEPIKEEQGMPIMKVQSKKGGVKFELPKEDPPKQEPIRDEQPKPVVKEESKDEAVKPELPEQEPLKEEQPKPVMKEEGKNEAVKPEVPEEEPPKQEPLKEEQPKPVVKEEGRDEAVKPEPEPSKQEPFKEEHVEKAAAASEEAKAPATKPKAPKSQEAKAKAGKAQPKKQGSAKKKGPAKGPNKS
- the txlnba gene encoding beta-taxilin isoform X2, coding for MEGSDQTSENANEQVNGPEEQPVDPMEDFSRQLEDIINTYGTASSLMQEQISILESEEKKEEEEKKEEEAKADEKADPQEAGASSEKEQTADKKLLKGLGKEAASLFQSLNKLGSPEEKVEMVLKKYTELVEEHRTEKKQLEQLQQRQGLLVKQRDQLQFEHSRAILARSKLEMLCRELQRHNRTLKEESLQRLREDEMKRKEITAHFQSTLVDIQNQIEQHSNRNNKLCQENSELASKLKTIIEQYERREQSLEKIFKHRDLQQKLSDAKLEEANMLLSQAEEKHKREKEYLLKEAIEKTKKCYAMREQELQMKKQLVLYSQKFEEFQNTLAKSNEIYVTFKQEMEKMTKKMKKLEKESSIWKTRFESCNKALVDMIEERSEKAKEFELFTLKIDRLETLCRALQNERKSLYEKIKEIRSSEKMALAPVLDLPQVDELPELAQLPKPSPNPMLTAEMKRLRDEQIRLQEFAASLVSSIPDDAGESESEEEETAQKIPAISEAPKLESTEPEDKPESTQEKPSTTEENKPEVVSVNEEKPLVPTNPETESKLPQPEITEQQTVKHESAKEEPSQEEATKAEETVEQESTQTKPVIKEESKDAAVKPEISEPEPPKQELLEEQQQKPVVTEESKDEAVKSEISEPKQPKQEPIKVEQGKPIMKEESKDEAVKPEVPKEDPPKQEPLKEEQPKPVAKEESKDEAVKSEISQPKQPKQEPIKEEQGMPIMKVQSKKGGVKFELPKEDPPKQEPIRDEQPKPVVKEESKDEAVKPELPEQEPLKEEQPKPVMKEEGKNEAVKPEVPEEEPPKQEPLKEEQPKPVVKEEGRDEAVKPEPEPSKQEPFKEEHVEKAAAASEEAKAPATKPKAPKSQEAKAKAGKAQPKKQGSAKKKGPAKGPNKS